The following DNA comes from Alnus glutinosa chromosome 6, dhAlnGlut1.1, whole genome shotgun sequence.
tccgagaggctccttctcggctaggactgatccgagaagttttttcttgctctcggctaggactgatccgggactctcggctaggactgatccgagagttttcttcttggtctcggctaggactgatccgagagttttcttcttgctctcggctaggactgatccgagaggctccttctcggctaggactgatccgagaagtttttcttgctctcggctaggactgatccgagaggctccttctcggctaggactgatccgagaagtttttcttgctctcggctaggactgatccgagaggctccttctcggctaggactgatccgagaagtttttcttcttgctctcggctaagactgatccgagaggctccttctcggctaggactgattcgagaagtttcttcatgctctcggctaggactgatccgagaggctccttctcggctaggactgatccgagaagttttttcctGCAAAAGAAGCAACATCAACAAgttcccggtccctagaccgagaacactccgatgcttaagtcagctttattcatttattctgaaaatacttattcccaaaatctggggaattttctgtctagtctgaattaaaaataaaagtctagttctttgcaaatataaatgctaaaaaataaaagcaagcctaaAATTCCCGAGaatcctttttatgggatcacgggcagatacgctgttgcctcggctctctatgcctagggcttctgcttcctcggtcctctcttctttctatgtcatctccatgtacgtgcaccttctctccagctcggcaataattctgctcagatctccttggcggtcatcctccctccgaggattaatgttgctattgtgatcttcttcctcacgctcatccctgttcatctcgggattgggctgtctcgtcctcatgcgtaacaattctgcatttaagtcttcaatctgggctttcaacgctgctatgcgatcttgatctccaccccccggtggagggttcggtggaggctgcaaattattctgaatagctggttcctgtggggccacgggctgtcgattggtctggcttccggaacgtgtgttcatcaccatgctggatcttctttttcttttgtgaggaacgaataatcgtttcccacagacggcgccaaactgttggtacagtttccggtatggtgtgactCTGCACGtttctttgatgttcttcacgcttctcaataactctgcaaaacaacaaaacctagggacccttccgggggtcccgctccgatgcctaagttagcttctgtgaaagaaataatgctctatgcataaaaattgagacttagtttatacctggggtatgggcctatttataggcctAGAGGTGGaatcaaacctggattaggactcctgctccttgttgatctagaactgctgtccgagttctaattggacttcaatcctttactagacttctaattggatatcttcttagactttcaatctgatatcttcttagacttctgatctgatatcctcttagacttctgatatgatcattattcttatctgatcattattcttatatgtTTGGACtttattagacttttgaatctttggatcgggttgagtgggatttatccccaacagtgagaaatttttttaaataacatggcatcatatatattattaaatataataaaataaaataaaatttagactcTAAGTTAAATTATTTGATCTATTCCATATGTTCCATGCATAATGTATGCCGTTCTTATTTTACGAGTTTTTGCCAAATGCACTCGAAGTCGAtacatttaattttcttttttctttttcctcttttttcttacAAATATTCTTCtgtgtaatttatttttgttttcttttttatattgtatcaattatattgcattttttaaaaattagagaACTTTTTACAAATTGTGAGTAGAGCTTTTGAGAATAATTAAAACATCTTCAACCATCATTCATAGTACAATTGGTTGCCTAGAAAATGTATCACTGGGAAAGACAACAATAATGCCAAGTTCCAATCTCCCCAATAGGCACCATGCATAGGATTGCTTCGGCCTCCTCTGTAGCCTATTGGAAGAGGACACTAGCTAGTTACTTGACATGGCTTGATAAACAAAGTTGTAACCCAGTCATTTATGTAATTAAGCTTGGGAACTTGGAAGCATAGCATTCATGGACGTGAAATAGCTTGTTGAGATGGCTTGGGGGTAGCGAATAGCCAGCAACCTTTCTTCTGGGTAATTCAATGATCAAGCCAGTTCGTGGTGCATAATGAATTAAAGTATCCAATTGCATAaacttaaatcattttttaccaAATCAACATTAATATTTCTAAACTCATAGTAGGTCACAATTAGTTTTCTGGGTTACATAGTGACCCTAAAATCTCAAGATCTGGGAACTgcaactaaccaaaaaaaaaaaaaaaaacactatgaCCAAACTAAGAACAGTATCATTATATGATAGGACTGGGATCCAAGGAAGCAAATGTGAGGAGCTCTGAATTTCATACTAGTCTAGCCATGTCTTGCTCATCCAGGGTCACCCAAGCTTCTATCCCATCTCCCAACCGCATGTCAACCAAAATTGTCAGATTCAGAAAAACTGGAACGCTTGAACCAATGCTGCTGATCCATATAGGCTTTCCCCACCCAAAATCAGCTTCATAGAATCCTAAATTACACCAACTGCTAAACCCAAAGCAGTCTACTTCGTCTTTGGATCCTACTTCCCCAATTTCTTTGAGAGACTCACACATCACAGAATTTCTGATCTCTTCATGACCTTGCAGTTTTTGAACAAAATCGCCATCAATTCTTGATAATGCACCCCTTATCTCACCCACCAAGCCTTGTAATCCTACCTGATCATGATCCTTGTCCATGCACTTAGCAGCTGCTATCCAAAGGAGATTTCCAATAGAATACTCCGACAACGACGATGCCATTCTTCTGCGCAGGTTCACTAAATGGGTTAACAAATAGGGCTTTTGAAAACCATAGTTTTCTCTAGACGCGGCCATGGCATGCTTCCATATGAAAGCTGAAACCACCTCCAAGCGCGTGGGGTGTTTCACGCACAAGCTGGTTGCTTGGGCCTTGAGGGTGGCTATAGCTGAGGCATGAAACACGAATCTCCTCGTCACgctctttccttttttgaaaAAGGAACCCCACATAACCATTGACGAGTCTCGAAGCCATAAATTATCACTTGTGGGGAAGAGAGAAGTCGAGAATataaactaaataattaaactcatcgatttttataaacttaagcttttgagatgtTTAAATTCAACACTTTCTATAAATTATAAGTTTTTcaaataagtaataatttaccGACCTGAATATTACTCACGTAAGTTCCCGCAGATGATTCTTTCCAAACGAATTCACAAGGAAGGAACTTGTGTATTAACAAGGGATCAGGATGGCTAAGAAACTGGGATAGACAGCCGTTGACATGGGCTTCCGCAAAACAAGCGCCTTCATCATTGCATTCAATATGTggctatacaatttttttaaaattttattttaattttatggctttcttttttaaacagaaaaaataacaaaaaaaaaataaaaaattgtaggggtggCTCATTGGGCCATATGGGGTAGTCGgccactcccattttggccaagaggGTGGCTAAAATGCTagatttaggggtggccgagcTATGGGGTTGGATCGGCCACCCCTATATCAGCTtgtctgggggtggctgaaccacccccatggccatgggggtggttcggccacctccaaaggctaaagtgaaaaaaaaaaaaaaaaaaagaaaaagaaaaaagttttggcCTTTAGGAGTGGCCAAACCAACTCTAAGCCAAATGGGAgttgccgagccacccccaagcaaAATGAAGGTGGTTTCGGGCACTCCCTTTGGcctttggggtggccggccaccccatgtggcccaaagccacccctacaattttcttattttttatttaaaaaaaaaaattgtatagccACGTGTCGCACTTTTAAtgatgccacgtgtcactaacGTGGAAATCCGTCAGTTTTAGACTGAAAAATGGACGGAtgtaccattttcgtcttttcccaTAATACAAGTACTacgtatgaaaaaaaatgaaaactcatgaggcaaaaaaataaagtttttaaaccacatgagGCTGTCGGGTATTTAACTCTTatattatttatctttcaattttttgtaatatCGTTTATTCATTAAGGTTTGAGGTTAAATCAGATGGCAAAATGGATGAAATGTCCTTTATATCGAATAAcgttttataaaattcaaatttaccctttaaaaaaaaacaaagagagagaggttattttggtaatttccaaggcctccgttagaatttgatgaaaaattctaacagatgggtgacattgcaaaaaatttataagttcgatatcctaaattgagagtagtttctttttttaaaaaaaaaaaatgtagaaattacaaaagtgatgaaaattcgtagggttaagtgaagtttccaaaaaaaaaaagcccataGGCCTAAAATCAGGAGTAAATTGAGGTTTAAGGTGAAATATTAAAAtgagactttaaaaaaaaaaataaaaaattaaactattaatataataaatttttatattaaataccaaaaaattattttaaaattattcttctAATATTTTGAGATGTCAAATTACTAATCAACTTTTCATGTTCAAATTTTGTTactagggaaaaatataaaaaggctCATTCAATTATTAGTCATTTTCAATAAAGCCCCAAAAAGTAACAAGCATGGTAGTTTGATACATCAAGGTAGCATTGTGTGTAAAAAATGTTACTTTTCTGTCATTGTTcctaaaatacccatattttcttataaacaaaaataaaaaatttacttaaaaaactaaaacaaaaaattccacCTTTTCAATTCcgtttgtttagttttttatttatttattttgattaaagGCCATTAATTAATCCTACAAAGTTTTTAAgtttaagtcattttttttattattatttttggcataTAATGTAGCACAAATACCAAAAGTATAGCCTATAATATAATGACATGTCATAGGATACGCTGAGTTGTCTCCCATATTGGCTCACAAGACATGTATCATGATTTTAATGACATGACATggattttagtaaaaaaattggatgaaaGTTCTAAATGGATATTTCAATTAACGACATGTATTACTTATaatactttttgaaataaattgtaGGTGGTTATGACAATGTTACGTACAACTTGAAAAATAGAAGAATTGGGTCAATTTCAGGATATGTAATAAGTGATTCTTTGTTATATCGCCTGCACCAATTTGAGTTATTCATAACCGAGCTtcttaaggaaataaaaatgtatttaattcCTAATACCAGCGAGGATGGTTaagttgtaaaaatgatggaaaACGCCATCCCTTTGCATTTTGGTTCAAATCTTTGTgttcaaattgtgatttttcaGCCTTAGAATATCTAATACGATAGCTTGTGTAGTATTACGATGAACATGCCTTTTAGGGTATCCATGAGAATATCaccaaatttgatgaaaatttggGCCGGCGGAGCGGAAGGCTTTAAAtcttctcattcttcttcttcttctttcttctttttttttttttttttttaaatttttttggtgtCTTTTTAATATGTTCAGTGTCCCACAtcattaatttctttgtttAATTCAAATGGCACCAAGTTGTAAAATTCTAGATATGAAAAAGTTGGCAACAGTGCATCAATATTTATTTCGTGTTAttttaatgagtaatgattTACCACAgtctaaaaatattatttttcaccactttgtctatgtggcaagatatcatctcattaaaaaaaaaaaaaaaaaaaaaaaaaaaaaaaaaaaaaaaaaaaaaaaaactcaaaaggtagtgagggaccaccttgccacagagacaaggtggtgaaaagtggtatatttaggtggcagtgaatcattactcttttctaATATTCTAGAATCAGGAAAATCCAAAGGTTTGCTTGAAATTAGGTATCTTTGGTGGAAGTAAATGTTGTCAGATTATTATCGTCTATAATTATatgtctgaatttgagagaattcaggcaggtaattgtgagagaccacttatataatccatctgaccaaataaaaattggacacttctctcaaattcggacaaataattataaatgatcTAATCTAATGTTGTCACACTATTATGAGTGAATTTTTACTGTGAATTGATTGGTGAAGACCATTCTATCAATCTATGATATTCCTCGCATGAGATTTTTTTCACGCAAGACTTTTAATTGCTTCGTGTGAtaagttcaatttttatttttttttaaacttaaggTATAAGCTACCCAACAAGTTATGCTCTCTCCTTAATCCTTATTGAATCGCATTCCTCTAGTAAAGGCAAGTCTTAGGATGGAATCATTCCATTTAGCTTATACTATTACttgcaaaaaatcaaaatagatttgaaccaaattttctaaaataccattacttgcaaaaaaataatatcagtTCTTGAGATTTAAAATATCACCATTACCTCTAGCCTCTAGGTTCACTCATTCGGGAGCCCTTTCCAATAGATGTGAAGAAAACAATGAGGGATGATCCTGACAGAGTGACAGCAATCATAATTTACAGGGGAGGTCAAAAGCCAATCTCATATCCATATCCATTAGGAAACCTCAAAAATTCTGAATGATACAAAAGAGTTTAGCAAAACCCTTGTGCTAGATTTATCTTGTCAATTTCAAACCAATAGTGTGCTCACCTAGATAATCTTTTGGTCGGGATATACGTAccagatctttttcttttttccattgtAGCAAGCTAATTTTGATGTTAAGAGTGATTAATGTGAAAGTTACAAGCAGGATCCGCAACTTGAATTTGGCCAGTTACAGAAATGTCATGGGAGCAACCAAAACATCGTCGGCACcaacattttcaaaacaaatgaGACTTCAAGCTAAGTTGCTTTAGCTAATGCTTATTGCGTGAAAATTTTTACAAAGTTATGGTGAATTCATGCCAATAAACGACAATTACAACATAAATCAATCAAAAGGTAGTTAATTTACAGTTTGCTGATGCTCTTCTTTGGAAGGCTTCCCATGGCCCTGGCCTTTTCCCTGAGAACAAACTTCTGTGTCTTCCCAGTTGAAGTCTTTGGCAGGTCCTCAAAAATAACTGTTCGAGGAGCCATGTAATGGGGCAAATTATTCCTACAAAACTTAATAATCTCCTCTGCACTGGCATTACACCCATCCTTCAACTTCACAAATGCACAGGGTGTCTCTCCCCAGTGATCATCAGGTCTTCCCACAACAGCTGCCTCAAGAACTGTTGGATGACCATAAAGCACTGATTCCACCTCAATTGTGCTAATGTTTTCTCCCCCAGAAATGATAATGTCCTTGGAACGGTCCTTCAGTTCTATGTAGCCATCAGGGTGTTTCACCCCCAAGTCCCCACTCCTAAACCATCCACCATTAAACGCCTCCTGTGTTGCTTTCAAGTCTTTAAAATATCCATTCATCACAATGTTGCCTCTGAACATAACTTCACCCATGGTTTTTGCATCAGGGGGTACACTCTTCATGGTAACAGGATCTTTAATGTCAAGTTCCTCTAGGCCAAGATGGTTCACGCCCTGACGAGCCTTGAGCTTCGCCTGAGCATCTCGAGGCAAGGAATTCCATTCAGGTTTCCAAGTGCAAATCGTCCCAGGACCATAAGTTTCTGTCAAACCATAGGAGTGGGTCACACTAAATCCTAGTTCTTCCATCTTGAAGAGCACATGCGGAGGTGGTGGTGCACCACCTGTCATGACCGCTACCTTGCCTGGAAGTGGCCTCTG
Coding sequences within:
- the LOC133870216 gene encoding vinorine synthase-like, giving the protein MVMWGSFFKKGKSVTRRFVFHASAIATLKAQATSLCVKHPTRLEVVSAFIWKHAMAASRENYGFQKPYLLTHLVNLRRRMASSLSEYSIGNLLWIAAAKCMDKDHDQVGLQGLVGEIRGALSRIDGDFVQKLQGHEEIRNSVMCESLKEIGEVGSKDEVDCFGFSSWCNLGFYEADFGWGKPIWISSIGSSVPVFLNLTILVDMRLGDGIEAWVTLDEQDMARLV